The region ACTGGCCAATAGTAACATGATCTCCTTCCTTCACTCGGAAACAAGGTGAAACGTGCGCAGGGATATTAGAATGACGCTTCTCGTATCTAGTAACACCAAATAGTCATTACACAATTGTGGCACACAAATACATCAAAACAGCTCACAGTAGTAAGAGTAATGAATACCTCTGATACTTCTTGATGAAGTGAAGATAATTTCTCCTAACAATGATGGTCCTATTCATCTTTGCACTATGACAGGTACCGGCTATGATACGACCACGGATCGAGACATTGCCAGTGAATGGGCACTTCTTGTCAATATAAGTTCCTGTATGAAAAACATGAGAAGAAGTCCTCCGGATACAGACACATGTAACCTTATATGTACAAATAAGAAAATGAAAGACTTGATGTGGCTCAGAAAAAATATAAGTACAATAGATTCTGACTCCATGCAATGAATCTTGTAAGAAAGAATTCAAATCCTAGAAATTGAGATAACAAAAAGACTCTATCTAATTGCACACCAAAGTTTGTATTTAAAGGAACCAATTAGAACTATAATATTTAGTTGGCTAGACAATTATTCCTAACACATGAATGATACACAATTTGAGTAACTACAAATTCTCATCAACGCCGACACTGGTGTCTGGTGTCTGAAACAGACATCACACTTCAGATTACATTTAACTTATTAATTTTTTTCAAATCATTACCAGTGACCGGTGTCAGTGTGTGCTTCATAGACTACACTTTCTTATATACAAACCTTTTGATGTGTCCAGTCTATCTATCGATGATTCTTAGAACACAATGTCACAATGTCAACTCCATTGTATTAGTAAAATACTAACATTAGCATATCAATGTTCATAGACATTCCAATCTATCTATCTATGGTTCTAACCACAAAATGACAACTAGATAAACAGTTAAGCATAGGTATTCATATCAGTATACACTCCATTTTATCATAATAAATAATCACTgaaagaataaaaaataataacattaacatgAATATCAAAATCACACAAAATACGTGAATTAACAAACCTTCAATGGCATCCCTGTGAGTCTTGAATCCAAGTCCAACAGATTTCCAGAATCGGTTTCCACCCTTACCAGGTCTCTTCCCCTTCCCAGATATCTTCGAGCTTCATAAAAAAAATACAGATTCACCAACATTGAAATTGAAACCATAATAACAACATTCATACTAAAAGATGAAAGTTTCGCAGAATCCGCCATGGTTGGTTGTTGATGAGGGTTTGTTTCACACCGGGAAGTTTGCAGCGGCGGCACTGGGTAACCCTAAACCTGAAATAACGATGCTAGTTTTATAACAAAGAACAaattttgttgagttttttttttttttttttctattatttGGGCTTTACGACATTGGATAAGTAACAACT is a window of Lathyrus oleraceus cultivar Zhongwan6 chromosome 6, CAAS_Psat_ZW6_1.0, whole genome shotgun sequence DNA encoding:
- the LOC127097285 gene encoding 40S ribosomal protein S11, whose translation is MNRTIIVRRNYLHFIKKYQRYEKRHSNIPAHVSPCFRVKEGDHVTIGQCRPISKTVRFNVLKVLPAGSSNLAKKAFTGI